From Companilactobacillus heilongjiangensis, one genomic window encodes:
- a CDS encoding LPXTG cell wall anchor domain-containing protein gives MKRKMRTRKSLTVKKRVVGFFAIAVILLGVIGGFSFTHVIAESNSSTGGGADRSAPVAVVASKATDDSGLDGGGGSNGSVLLNSDNTGTSTGTEAKKVNTNFQPSVEINNMSTYPQTGDAHDTGLIITGFTILIGLFAFYGYKLRKSLKFLQVSK, from the coding sequence ATGAAGAGAAAAATGAGAACTAGAAAAAGTCTCACAGTCAAAAAGCGAGTAGTCGGTTTCTTCGCAATTGCCGTTATATTGTTGGGTGTGATTGGAGGATTTAGCTTTACACATGTAATCGCTGAATCCAACAGTTCGACTGGAGGTGGCGCTGATAGGTCAGCACCGGTTGCGGTTGTCGCCTCCAAGGCCACAGATGATTCAGGCCTTGATGGTGGCGGTGGCTCCAATGGATCAGTTTTACTAAATAGTGATAATACCGGTACTAGTACTGGTACTGAAGCTAAGAAGGTAAATACTAATTTTCAACCTTCAGTAGAAATTAACAACATGTCGACATATCCACAAACGGGTGATGCACATGACACCGGATTAATCATAACTGGTTTTACGATTCTGATTGGTCTATTCGCTTTTTATGGTTACAAGCTCCGGAAAAGCTTGAAGTTCTTACAAGTTTCAAAATGA
- a CDS encoding GNAT family N-acetyltransferase: MKLIGKNIVIRNFEMSDLEQFLELVQDKNNHKLAGLEYTEDVDFGRDLLDMYCRRDGSYAIALSGNNKMIGIIELNKRGESTELLLTREMGFVVDRKFRHQGYAKEAVEMMINYGFTDLQLTEIWASTEKENPVPQNLLENFDFKYMYEADQALPYTGQHNLVKYYLLKK, from the coding sequence ATGAAGTTAATTGGAAAAAACATCGTAATTCGTAATTTTGAAATGTCAGACTTAGAACAATTTTTGGAATTGGTACAGGACAAAAATAACCATAAATTAGCTGGACTAGAATATACCGAGGATGTAGACTTTGGTCGTGATCTCCTTGATATGTACTGCAGAAGGGATGGATCCTACGCCATCGCTTTGTCCGGTAACAACAAGATGATAGGAATAATTGAGTTGAATAAACGCGGTGAATCAACGGAACTGTTGCTTACACGTGAGATGGGTTTTGTAGTAGATAGGAAGTTTCGTCATCAGGGATATGCCAAAGAGGCCGTTGAGATGATGATTAACTACGGGTTTACGGACTTACAGTTAACTGAAATCTGGGCTTCCACGGAGAAGGAAAATCCCGTACCACAGAATTTGCTAGAAAACTTCGATTTCAAGTATATGTATGAAGCTGATCAAGCGCTTCCATACACGGGGCAACACAATTTGGTCAAATACTACTTGCTCAAGAAGTGA
- the tpx gene encoding thiol peroxidase, with translation MDLDFKGDTITTYGDPLTVGETFPDFTVLDKDNNVVKLSSLLDKPVLISVVPDINTRVCSIQTKHFNEEVAGHAEINFVTISTNTPEEQANWCAAEGVENMQMLSDMDHDFGKKSKIWIRDRNILARSVWVVDKNGEIIYSEIVPVQSDEPSYDRVLGQLNELIK, from the coding sequence ATGGATTTAGATTTTAAAGGCGACACAATTACAACTTATGGCGACCCATTGACTGTTGGTGAAACATTCCCCGACTTTACTGTGCTTGATAAGGATAATAACGTGGTCAAATTGAGCAGTCTGCTTGATAAGCCAGTTTTGATCAGTGTTGTGCCAGATATCAACACACGTGTCTGCAGCATTCAAACCAAGCACTTCAATGAAGAAGTTGCCGGTCATGCTGAAATCAATTTCGTAACTATCTCAACTAATACACCAGAAGAACAAGCTAACTGGTGTGCAGCTGAAGGTGTCGAAAATATGCAAATGCTATCTGACATGGATCATGACTTTGGTAAGAAGTCTAAGATTTGGATCAGAGACCGCAATATCTTGGCTCGTTCCGTTTGGGTAGTCGATAAGAATGGCGAAATCATCTATTCCGAAATCGTCCCAGTTCAATCAGATGAACCAAGCTATGACCGTGTACTTGGTCAATTGAACGAATTAATAAAATAG
- a CDS encoding flavodoxin family protein has translation MKILGILGSHQEHGLNAQMLDEVLKNVDAGVETETIYLENYDITPHKYHEKNLVLDELAEKMAESDVWVLAAPTYFRELSGVMKNFFDCIRPKLVYFKENGDTIPGQFKNKHYLSITSCYVSTIENFLTGVTDESLKTIDRVMSAAGVIKVGEIVLPNTFGMKTIPNNKKELCQKCAKKISVRKIKDDSTVKRYIQLFLMIAVMALITMGIQIPLKTWIAGNFWLNYGSFTIIFFVLLACILHFMTFVKHRRR, from the coding sequence ATGAAAATTTTAGGGATACTTGGCTCGCACCAGGAACATGGGCTCAACGCTCAAATGCTGGATGAAGTTTTGAAAAATGTTGATGCTGGCGTTGAGACTGAAACAATTTATTTGGAAAATTATGATATTACGCCACACAAATATCATGAGAAAAACTTGGTTCTGGATGAATTGGCTGAAAAGATGGCCGAGAGTGATGTTTGGGTTTTAGCTGCACCGACGTATTTTCGGGAATTATCTGGAGTTATGAAGAACTTTTTTGATTGTATACGTCCGAAGCTAGTTTATTTTAAGGAAAATGGCGATACGATTCCGGGGCAGTTTAAAAATAAACATTATCTCAGCATCACTTCTTGTTATGTTTCGACGATAGAAAACTTTCTAACCGGTGTCACAGACGAGTCTTTGAAGACGATTGATCGGGTCATGTCGGCTGCTGGTGTGATAAAAGTTGGAGAAATTGTGCTGCCTAATACTTTTGGCATGAAAACTATTCCTAATAATAAGAAGGAACTGTGTCAAAAATGCGCTAAAAAGATCTCGGTTCGAAAGATAAAGGATGACTCAACTGTGAAAAGATATATTCAATTATTCTTGATGATTGCTGTGATGGCATTGATTACGATGGGGATTCAGATTCCTCTGAAAACTTGGATTGCGGGTAATTTTTGGCTGAACTATGGCAGCTTTACGATAATTTTCTTCGTATTATTAGCATGTATTCTGCATTTCATGACCTTTGTAAAGCATCGTAGAAGGTAA
- a CDS encoding SDR family oxidoreductase, producing the protein MKVLIIGAHGKVGHLLIGELQSRNIDFVAGLRSQEQIKAYNDNNIETQFIDLTASLDSIKDSIEASGADVIVFSAGAGGAGSDLTLQIDLDGAIKTMMVAEAIGIKRYIMVSSVFSDNRSKWDASGIKPYMIAKHYADDHLRGTNLDYTIIHPGGLTDEDGTGKIKLLGNNEIGNIPRVDVARALALIIQNPTTIGKEYTFASGDTAEEDIFR; encoded by the coding sequence ATGAAAGTTCTTATTATTGGTGCCCATGGTAAAGTTGGTCACCTACTAATCGGAGAGTTACAATCAAGAAACATCGATTTTGTTGCTGGATTGCGCAGTCAAGAACAGATCAAGGCCTACAACGATAACAACATTGAAACTCAATTTATTGATTTAACAGCATCCCTCGACAGTATCAAGGATTCAATTGAGGCTTCAGGAGCGGATGTAATTGTCTTTTCAGCTGGTGCTGGTGGCGCTGGTTCAGATTTGACTTTGCAAATTGATCTCGACGGTGCCATTAAAACAATGATGGTTGCCGAAGCTATTGGTATCAAACGTTACATTATGGTTAGTTCAGTCTTTAGCGATAACCGTAGCAAGTGGGATGCTTCAGGTATTAAGCCATACATGATTGCCAAGCATTACGCTGACGACCATTTGCGTGGCACTAACCTCGATTACACCATCATTCACCCAGGTGGTTTGACCGATGAAGATGGTACAGGCAAGATTAAATTGCTTGGAAATAACGAAATTGGCAATATCCCTCGAGTTGACGTTGCACGTGCCTTGGCATTGATTATTCAAAATCCTACAACAATTGGAAAAGAATATACCTTTGCTAGTGGCGACACAGCGGAAGAAGATATTTTCAGATAA
- a CDS encoding NCS2 family permease, which yields MQSDANLSFIEKVFHLKEANTTIRREVLAGLTTFVSMAYILFVNPQVLGAAGMDKGAVFTATALSAILGSILMAFLANYPIAIAPGLGDNAFFTYSVVLAMGIPWQTAMAGVFASSILFLLISVLKLREIVIDSIPRDLKLAMAAGIGLFIAFVGLQGGGLVVASKSTLVEMGSLTVPTTWLTIFGLIVTGLLMAKKVPGSIFIGMVLTTILGLFTKLIPLPKQIISTIPSMKPTFGVGIAHLPDLANPQLWAVVLVFLLVAFFDTAGTLIGLAEQAGFMKDNKMPRIGRALMADSISMVGGAVMGTTPTSAYVESSAGIAIGGRTGLTSLVVSIMFALAMFFSPLLSVVTSNVTAPVLIIVGILMAQAMKEIDWSKFEIAMPAFLTIVGMPLTYNISYGFAFGILFYPLTMWAAGRRKEITPIMYILFFIFIILLYTINILPAK from the coding sequence GTGCAATCTGATGCAAATCTCAGCTTTATTGAAAAAGTTTTCCATCTCAAAGAAGCTAATACAACAATTCGACGTGAAGTCTTAGCAGGCCTAACAACTTTCGTATCCATGGCTTACATCCTTTTCGTCAACCCGCAGGTATTAGGGGCTGCTGGTATGGACAAAGGTGCTGTTTTCACGGCAACTGCCCTGTCGGCAATTCTAGGATCCATATTAATGGCATTTCTAGCCAACTATCCAATTGCGATTGCGCCAGGACTTGGTGACAACGCGTTCTTCACCTACTCAGTTGTTTTAGCCATGGGAATTCCTTGGCAAACTGCAATGGCTGGAGTTTTTGCTTCCAGTATTTTATTCCTGTTAATCTCCGTTTTAAAATTACGTGAAATAGTGATTGATTCAATTCCTCGCGACTTAAAACTTGCGATGGCAGCTGGTATCGGACTGTTCATTGCGTTCGTTGGTTTACAAGGTGGTGGCCTAGTTGTCGCCAGCAAATCAACTTTAGTCGAAATGGGTTCATTGACTGTTCCCACAACTTGGCTAACAATTTTCGGATTAATCGTTACTGGCCTCTTGATGGCTAAAAAAGTCCCTGGCTCAATTTTTATCGGTATGGTATTAACAACCATCTTGGGACTATTTACCAAATTAATTCCTTTGCCAAAACAAATTATTTCCACGATTCCAAGCATGAAACCAACCTTTGGAGTCGGAATTGCCCACTTGCCTGATCTCGCTAATCCACAACTTTGGGCAGTCGTTCTAGTCTTTCTGTTAGTCGCATTCTTTGATACTGCTGGGACTTTGATTGGTTTGGCTGAACAAGCTGGATTTATGAAAGACAACAAAATGCCTCGTATCGGTCGTGCTTTGATGGCAGATTCAATTTCCATGGTCGGTGGTGCAGTCATGGGAACAACGCCTACATCAGCTTACGTGGAATCATCCGCAGGTATCGCAATCGGTGGCCGAACGGGTTTAACATCATTGGTCGTCAGTATCATGTTTGCTTTAGCAATGTTCTTCTCACCACTCTTGAGCGTCGTTACTTCCAACGTTACCGCACCAGTTTTGATAATCGTCGGAATTTTAATGGCTCAAGCGATGAAAGAAATCGACTGGAGTAAATTTGAAATTGCCATGCCAGCTTTTCTGACAATCGTTGGTATGCCGCTAACTTATAACATTTCTTATGGTTTCGCATTCGGGATTCTCTTCTACCCTCTAACAATGTGGGCCGCAGGTCGTAGAAAAGAAATTACGCCAATTATGTACATTCTCTTCTTTATCTTTATTATCTTGCTATATACAATCAATATTTTGCCAGCTAAATAG
- a CDS encoding heavy metal translocating P-type ATPase, whose product MKLYDVQTDYKVKKIRKRIKNELSKETKLTIIRLLISFILLLVGSSRLLPAPINAGFFILAYLVIGARIVYTAVKNIFHGEIFDENFLMSIATIGAIILGEYPEAIAVMLFYELGNVFEDVAVNRSKKSISALLEVKPAFATLKLDDKTRVVNPSEVQIGQIILVKPGEKIPLDGTVVLGQSSVDTSALTGESMPQNIKVGDQALSGSINQNGTLQIKVSKVYSDSTVAKILDLVQNASSKKTDTEKFITKFAKIYTPIVVGLAAALAILPPLVMHGAWDVWVYRSLIFLVISCPCALVISVPLSFFGGIGAASKQGILVKGSNYLEALNNVDTVAFDKTGTLTKGKFSVIQVTPTADVTKDELLQMAASVEKNSTHPIAASILNAYTGKILPIDSSEEQAGHGLSAEVAGQTVVVGNAKAMRANGVEFIEAQSVGTIVYVAVAGKFWGDIVIADEPKKDAAEAIRLLNNRGIKKTVMLTGDNEKVGTTIADKLKMSAVYTNLLPENKVEIVNNLLKTSHKNNKSVAFVGDGINDTPVLATADVGFAMGGLGSDAAVEAADIVIMGDEPSKVARAMKIAKRTRQIVTQNISFALTIKILFLLLGALGMVNMWQAVFADVGVTIIAVLNAIRLQFINFED is encoded by the coding sequence ATGAAATTATACGATGTCCAAACTGATTATAAAGTTAAAAAAATACGCAAACGTATTAAAAATGAATTAAGCAAAGAAACTAAGTTAACCATTATTCGTTTGTTAATTTCTTTCATTCTACTACTAGTTGGCTCCAGTAGGCTGTTGCCAGCACCAATTAATGCGGGATTTTTTATTCTGGCATATCTAGTGATTGGCGCTAGAATCGTCTATACAGCTGTTAAAAATATTTTTCATGGTGAAATTTTTGACGAGAATTTTTTAATGAGTATCGCTACGATTGGGGCAATTATTCTTGGAGAGTATCCGGAAGCAATTGCCGTAATGTTGTTTTACGAGTTGGGAAACGTCTTTGAAGATGTTGCCGTCAACCGTTCGAAAAAATCAATTTCGGCATTATTGGAAGTTAAACCAGCTTTTGCCACATTAAAGTTGGATGATAAAACTAGGGTAGTCAATCCCAGTGAAGTTCAAATTGGCCAGATTATTTTAGTTAAACCGGGTGAAAAGATTCCGCTTGATGGGACAGTTGTCTTAGGACAATCATCCGTTGATACATCAGCTTTGACCGGTGAATCGATGCCACAAAATATCAAAGTGGGCGACCAAGCATTGAGTGGTTCAATCAACCAAAATGGGACGCTTCAAATCAAGGTAAGCAAGGTTTACAGTGATTCGACAGTTGCTAAAATTTTGGATCTGGTTCAAAATGCCAGCAGTAAAAAGACTGATACGGAAAAATTCATCACGAAATTTGCCAAGATTTACACGCCAATTGTTGTTGGTTTAGCTGCAGCGTTGGCAATCTTACCACCACTTGTAATGCATGGTGCTTGGGATGTCTGGGTTTATCGTTCACTGATTTTCCTAGTGATTTCGTGTCCGTGTGCGTTGGTTATCTCGGTGCCATTGAGTTTCTTCGGTGGAATTGGGGCAGCCTCGAAACAAGGTATCTTGGTCAAAGGTAGTAATTATTTAGAAGCTTTGAACAATGTTGATACGGTGGCTTTTGACAAAACTGGGACTTTGACTAAAGGTAAGTTCTCGGTTATTCAAGTTACACCGACAGCTGATGTTACTAAAGATGAACTATTGCAGATGGCAGCCAGTGTCGAAAAGAATTCGACGCATCCGATTGCTGCATCAATTTTGAATGCTTATACAGGAAAAATTTTGCCAATTGATTCATCAGAAGAACAAGCTGGGCATGGTTTGAGTGCTGAAGTTGCCGGTCAGACTGTGGTTGTCGGTAATGCCAAAGCTATGCGAGCTAATGGCGTCGAATTTATTGAAGCACAGTCGGTTGGGACGATTGTTTACGTTGCTGTAGCGGGTAAGTTCTGGGGTGATATCGTGATTGCAGACGAACCTAAAAAAGACGCTGCCGAAGCTATTCGATTGTTGAATAATCGTGGTATTAAAAAGACAGTTATGTTGACGGGTGACAACGAAAAAGTTGGTACGACGATTGCAGATAAATTAAAGATGAGCGCCGTATATACGAATTTATTACCCGAAAATAAAGTTGAAATCGTCAATAATCTTTTGAAAACATCGCATAAAAATAACAAGAGTGTAGCTTTCGTGGGTGATGGTATCAACGATACGCCCGTTTTAGCTACTGCTGATGTCGGATTTGCAATGGGTGGATTGGGATCAGACGCCGCCGTTGAAGCAGCCGATATTGTTATCATGGGTGATGAGCCCTCCAAAGTTGCACGTGCAATGAAGATTGCCAAACGAACTCGCCAAATTGTTACGCAAAATATTTCCTTTGCTTTGACGATTAAGATTTTATTCTTACTCTTAGGAGCCTTGGGAATGGTCAATATGTGGCAGGCAGTGTTCGCGGACGTTGGTGTGACGATTATTGCTGTGCTAAATGCCATTAGATTACAATTTATTAATTTTGAAGATTAG
- a CDS encoding ArsR/SmtB family transcription factor, which yields MPEQNFEAEHQAALHNLKENLPNDDDLDAMVNIFKAFGDMTRVKIILALAKTPLSVGEIADTLDMSQSSISHQLSILKQLNLVSNARRGRNIHYRLSDQHIITIFKQTQEHIIEDENDF from the coding sequence ATGCCAGAACAAAATTTTGAAGCAGAACATCAAGCAGCTTTGCATAATTTAAAAGAAAATCTTCCTAATGACGATGACCTCGATGCCATGGTCAATATTTTTAAAGCCTTCGGCGATATGACACGGGTAAAAATAATTCTTGCCTTAGCAAAAACACCATTAAGTGTTGGTGAGATTGCGGACACCCTTGATATGAGCCAATCTTCAATCTCCCATCAATTGAGTATTTTAAAACAACTCAATCTTGTTTCTAACGCGAGACGAGGACGTAACATTCACTACCGTTTGAGTGATCAGCACATCATCACTATTTTTAAGCAGACGCAAGAACATATTATTGAAGATGAGAATGACTTTTAG
- a CDS encoding Y-family DNA polymerase has translation MDYSKEPHGVFFLIDNKSFYASVEATMRGLNPLKELLVVMSEADNTNGGLVLATSPMAKKIFHLQANVSRQRNLPQDPRLIVVPPRMNLYIKRNLQINNIFREFAAECDVWPYSIDESILDMTKSWHLFGNSPREVARLIQKTIRKRLGLYTTVGIGDNPVQAKIALDIYAKHDPELMGEIHYETVPEKIWTIKNMTDVWSIAKRTEKRLNRLGIHSMKELAFTNPFYLKQELGLIGEQIFAIAWGIDRTRLSDNIAPKNHSIGNSQVLPRDYFQKSEIETVIKEMGQQVASRLRHHHKQTGCLYLSVTYAYAARVEGERGGFSVASNLNHTDNDRDIAEVLIALFENYWQGQPVRNLAVYTSKLVNKEAQQLNFFTPVKQQCQAEDKLSIIDEIRARYGFESIVYANSLLKGGTAIHRATLVGGHNGGNAYE, from the coding sequence ATGGATTACAGCAAAGAACCACATGGTGTTTTCTTTTTGATTGATAATAAATCGTTTTATGCCAGTGTTGAGGCAACTATGCGTGGTCTCAATCCTCTGAAAGAATTATTAGTTGTAATGAGTGAGGCTGACAACACCAATGGCGGCTTGGTACTTGCCACTTCACCGATGGCTAAGAAAATCTTTCATCTCCAAGCAAATGTTTCTCGTCAACGTAACCTACCACAAGATCCACGTTTGATTGTTGTCCCACCACGGATGAACCTCTATATCAAACGGAATTTACAAATAAATAATATCTTTCGAGAATTTGCGGCTGAGTGTGATGTTTGGCCATACTCGATTGATGAATCGATTCTTGATATGACTAAATCATGGCATCTGTTCGGCAACAGTCCTAGAGAGGTAGCACGTTTAATTCAAAAAACTATTCGTAAGCGTTTAGGTTTGTATACCACAGTGGGTATCGGTGACAATCCAGTGCAGGCAAAGATTGCCTTAGACATTTATGCTAAGCATGACCCTGAATTAATGGGAGAAATTCATTATGAAACAGTTCCCGAAAAGATTTGGACTATTAAAAATATGACTGACGTCTGGAGTATTGCCAAACGAACCGAGAAACGGCTCAACCGTTTGGGAATCCACTCTATGAAGGAATTAGCCTTTACCAATCCGTTTTATTTGAAACAAGAACTAGGATTAATCGGTGAACAAATTTTTGCGATTGCCTGGGGAATTGATCGAACACGTTTGTCAGACAATATTGCCCCAAAGAATCACAGCATTGGCAACTCACAAGTCTTACCAAGGGACTATTTCCAAAAGTCCGAGATTGAAACAGTCATCAAAGAGATGGGCCAACAAGTTGCCTCACGCTTGCGGCATCATCATAAGCAGACCGGCTGTCTATATTTAAGCGTGACATATGCCTATGCAGCGCGTGTTGAAGGTGAACGTGGCGGCTTCAGCGTTGCTAGTAATCTAAATCATACCGATAATGACCGTGATATAGCAGAAGTTTTGATTGCCTTATTTGAGAATTATTGGCAAGGACAACCGGTTCGTAATTTGGCAGTGTATACGTCCAAACTGGTCAATAAGGAAGCTCAACAACTGAATTTCTTCACGCCTGTTAAGCAACAATGCCAAGCAGAAGACAAACTATCTATCATCGATGAGATTCGAGCTAGGTATGGATTTGAGTCGATAGTATATGCGAATAGTTTATTGAAAGGGGGCACTGCAATCCATCGGGCTACTTTAGTTGGCGGTCACAATGGCGGCAATGCCTATGAATAA
- a CDS encoding glycosyl hydrolase family 8 encodes MKRHKYQWMISGLIILVALAIGIAIYNTYSPRSTSSVSTAVVKDHYKIWKKAYLRGNKQQEFVKTNNKNSKDQTLSEAQGYGMLITVMAAQQDFGSQKTFNQLTRYYVRHQISSDNPLMAWRQNHKGIAMTSTKEEKTSATDGDLDIAYALILADERWGSKGEIKYNRLAKKLLTTIKKKEINPTTKLPKVGDWATGPKSATVVRTSDLMTAYFRKFASYTNDGSWTKVAQNSQIVLKRLSDQQETGLMADFVTVTGSKLKTGKIGAKEVASEHDNQYGFNACRVPWRVAYDYQIYHSQSSKQIARKMCRFFADQKQITAIYKLNGDPVGDYTNAAFTTPVAYAAQVVANPELKVRYTKVLTGKMSTKDYYPATIQMATLLASSSIGK; translated from the coding sequence ATGAAACGTCATAAGTATCAATGGATGATCAGTGGCCTAATTATTTTGGTCGCCTTGGCAATTGGTATAGCAATATACAATACTTATTCGCCTCGTAGTACGTCCAGCGTTAGTACTGCAGTCGTGAAAGACCACTATAAGATTTGGAAGAAAGCCTATTTACGAGGCAACAAGCAACAAGAATTTGTCAAAACTAATAATAAGAATTCTAAAGATCAGACACTTTCTGAAGCACAGGGTTATGGGATGTTGATTACAGTTATGGCGGCTCAACAAGATTTTGGCAGTCAAAAAACATTTAACCAGTTGACCCGTTACTATGTAAGACATCAAATTAGTTCTGACAATCCACTGATGGCTTGGCGTCAAAATCATAAAGGGATTGCCATGACCAGCACCAAGGAAGAAAAAACTAGTGCAACCGACGGCGATTTAGATATTGCTTATGCTTTGATTTTGGCAGACGAACGTTGGGGCAGTAAGGGTGAAATTAAGTACAATCGTTTGGCTAAAAAGTTATTAACGACGATTAAGAAAAAAGAAATTAATCCTACGACTAAATTGCCAAAAGTTGGTGACTGGGCAACTGGTCCAAAGTCTGCAACAGTGGTACGGACGTCAGATTTAATGACAGCTTATTTCCGTAAATTTGCCAGCTATACCAATGATGGCAGTTGGACTAAAGTCGCTCAGAACAGTCAGATAGTTTTGAAGAGGTTGAGTGATCAGCAAGAGACAGGTTTAATGGCCGATTTTGTAACAGTTACAGGCTCGAAGTTGAAGACTGGCAAGATTGGTGCTAAAGAAGTGGCCTCAGAACATGACAATCAGTATGGTTTCAATGCGTGTCGAGTTCCTTGGCGGGTGGCATATGATTATCAGATATACCACAGTCAAAGTAGTAAGCAAATTGCCAGAAAGATGTGCAGATTTTTCGCTGATCAGAAGCAAATTACGGCCATCTATAAATTGAATGGTGATCCAGTTGGAGACTACACGAATGCGGCTTTCACAACACCGGTAGCTTATGCAGCACAAGTCGTTGCTAATCCAGAGTTAAAAGTTCGTTATACTAAGGTTTTGACGGGGAAGATGTCGACAAAAGACTACTATCCGGCAACCATTCAAATGGCAACTCTTTTAGCAAGTAGCAGTATTGGAAAATAA
- a CDS encoding glycosyltransferase gives MIDWLYVIAIITIWLSIVMTIVTISGGVIFIFKHMQHTDIDNLPPLKRYPKVTLVVPAHNEELVIQDTVKAILNLNYPKDRVELLVYADNCNDKTANRVRELMAMSVYFNNNFRVIERTGSGGKAGVLNDALKISTGEYLGVYDADAAPEKNALYFLIQKVLENPERYAAAFGRNKTRNYQQNFLSRCINLEIVNTQRIQHTGLWQLFKIGRIPGTNFIINKKIVQSIGGWNNGALTEDTAISFSLMRAGKLIALAHRAEAFQQEPETLFAYYNQRKRWARGNYEVILDNMKHLFDKTPWRIKLEVGYYLCTFFWFNAAIIISNVIFLINIGLGGIRTIFPQMHQLVSLGAPLSVLFMINWLLMFFLYLLQMNIALASDYGQATVTNFFYTLISYFTYAQLFVVVSIVAIYDMLRDKLTGKKQTKWYKTQRF, from the coding sequence ATGATTGATTGGTTATATGTCATCGCAATTATCACGATTTGGCTGTCGATTGTTATGACTATCGTGACTATTAGTGGTGGCGTTATCTTTATTTTTAAGCACATGCAGCATACCGATATTGATAATTTGCCACCTTTGAAACGCTATCCGAAAGTAACGCTTGTCGTACCAGCTCACAATGAGGAACTTGTTATTCAAGATACCGTTAAAGCTATTTTGAATTTAAATTATCCCAAGGATAGAGTTGAATTGCTAGTTTATGCCGATAATTGTAACGATAAAACGGCGAACCGAGTTCGAGAATTAATGGCGATGTCGGTGTATTTCAACAATAATTTCCGAGTGATTGAACGGACTGGTAGCGGTGGAAAAGCTGGCGTTCTAAACGATGCGCTGAAAATTTCAACCGGTGAATACTTGGGCGTATATGACGCTGATGCAGCACCAGAAAAGAATGCGCTGTATTTCTTGATTCAAAAAGTTTTGGAAAATCCCGAGCGTTATGCGGCTGCCTTTGGTCGTAATAAGACCCGGAACTATCAACAGAATTTTTTGTCACGTTGTATTAATTTGGAAATCGTTAATACGCAAAGAATTCAACATACTGGCTTGTGGCAATTATTTAAGATTGGCCGAATTCCCGGTACTAACTTTATTATTAATAAAAAAATCGTTCAGTCGATTGGCGGCTGGAATAATGGCGCTCTGACTGAGGATACAGCTATTTCCTTTAGTTTGATGCGAGCAGGAAAGTTGATTGCTTTGGCTCATAGGGCAGAGGCTTTTCAACAGGAACCGGAAACATTATTTGCTTACTACAATCAACGGAAACGTTGGGCTCGTGGTAACTACGAGGTTATTTTAGATAATATGAAACACTTATTTGATAAAACACCTTGGCGGATTAAATTGGAAGTTGGTTACTATCTGTGTACTTTCTTCTGGTTCAATGCGGCCATCATTATTTCGAATGTGATTTTTCTGATTAACATTGGCTTGGGTGGCATTCGAACGATTTTTCCACAGATGCATCAATTAGTTTCACTAGGGGCACCGTTGTCAGTGTTATTCATGATTAACTGGCTGTTGATGTTCTTCTTGTATTTGTTGCAAATGAACATTGCTTTGGCCAGCGATTATGGTCAAGCGACAGTAACAAACTTTTTTTACACACTAATTTCGTACTTTACGTATGCACAACTCTTTGTGGTCGTCTCAATCGTGGCAATTTACGACATGTTGCGGGACAAGCTAACTGGGAAAAAGCAGACGAAGTGGTATAAGACTCAGAGATTTTGA